A single window of Sparus aurata chromosome 22, fSpaAur1.1, whole genome shotgun sequence DNA harbors:
- the amd1 gene encoding S-adenosylmethionine decarboxylase proenzyme, with amino-acid sequence MMEDNGAHFFEGTEKLLEVWFSRQDETKGTGDLRTIPRFEWDKLLENVHCLIISVTKSDKQEAYILSESSMFVSKRRFILKTCGTTLLLQALVPLLELAREYCGFDAIENFFYSRKNFMKPTHQEFPHRNFQEEVDFLSQIFPNGAAYCMGRLNSDCWYLFTLDLPEYWENKHADQTLEVLMSDLDPAIMDQFYMKDGVSASDVTRMSGIRDLIPGSVIDATMFNPCGYSMNGMKADGTYWTIHITPEPEFSYVSFETNLSQTSYDDLVRKVVEVFKPGKFVTTLFVNQSSKCRSVFSSAQKLEGYKRLDRQLAQFNDYNFVFTSYAQNRQQNQQS; translated from the exons ATGATGGAAGATAACGGTGCACATTTCTTCGAGGGGACTGAGAAGCTGTTGGAGGTGTGGTTCTCGCGGCAAGATGAGACCAAAGGAACCGGGGACCTCCGTACCATCCCAAG GTTTGAGTGGGACAAACTTTTGGAGAATGTGCATTGTTTGATCATAAGTGTGACAAAGTCTGACAAGCAGGAAGCTTATATACTCAG TGAGAGTAGCATGTTTGTCTCCAAGAGACGTTTCATTTTGAAGACGTGCGGAACCACCCTCTTACTGCAAGCACTGGTGCCTCTGCTGGAACTTGCCAGGGAGTACTGCGGTTTTGATGCCATCGAG AACTTCTTCTACTCCCGAAAGAACTTCATGAAGCCAACCCATCAAGAGTTCCCTCATCGAAACTTCCAGGAGGAAGTGGACTTTCTCAGCCAGATTTTCCCAA ATGGCGCAGCCTACTGTATGGGACGTTTGAACTCTGACTGCTG GTACCTGTTCACCCTGGACTTACCAGAGTACTGGGAGAACAAGCATGCGGATCAGACGCTGGAAGTTCTGATGAGTGACCTCGATCCAGCCATTATGGACCAGTTCTACATGAAAGATGGTGTTTCCGCAAGTGATGTCACTCGT ATGAGTGGAATTCGTGACCTGATACCAGGTTCTGTGATCGATGCCACAATGTTCAACCCTTGTGGATACTCAATGAATGGAATGAAGGCTGAC GGAACTTACTGGACCATCCACATCACCCCGGAGCCTGAGTTCTCCTATGTCAGCTTCGAAACCAACCTTTCCCAGACATCGTACGATGATCTGGTCaggaaggtggtggaggtgttCAAGCCAGGAAAATTTGTGACTACGCTTTTTGTCAAtcag AGCTCCAAATGTCGCAGTGTCTTTTCTTCTGCCCAGAAACTCGAGGGCTACAAGCGTCTCGACCGCCAGTTGGCTCAATTCAACGATTACAATTTTGTCTTTACAAGCTACGCCCAGAACCgccagcagaaccagcagagcTGA